A portion of the Cryptomeria japonica chromosome 5, Sugi_1.0, whole genome shotgun sequence genome contains these proteins:
- the LOC131032836 gene encoding uncharacterized protein LOC131032836 isoform X6 yields MEQTLMKEGDVRVIHPSFSCEYAYYYFFINDNVDNYSSKNKKEGGDKVFELDPKNLTCDKNKKQFLLEEEYVELAESVPWKPEQPSAAPLSESHSHLDCFTVVNDAETTPVQENQSIPREKNEVIGASNLWSTKKKYGNLLHTGCMEMNLNPKKTKENQVEMTKQRRILKEILKENSSAEIILEKKNVRCNKKHGVLGEKKRDCSLEVLPPEISAHGSSSAGFNPEDNDFYPSDKENWTSKILCQASKTTTGNICRVDQDTHLLQTDTGRAPFPSLSQNLRVNNRPTRSSSLKNTNRSMDNQQGLHSEVQIPGIVQLPNVADSKKKWHMVVDTGCLIHEESRQALKQLEGIKGTHLIIPRIVIQELDCLKHQNKSKQGIFRWIEQCMINKGWWVHVQRSAESFSVGDGLSHTAEDHILECALLYERLPNGGHVVILSNDVAIKIKAMAEGMLCENAREFCQSLLSPYSERFLWSESTAHDHNWTEINNRNNRKPFGLSRKLTYFVMMRNSLLHHEEPKKKSNEDAKGLKLILLHI; encoded by the exons ATGGAACAAACCTTAATGAAAGAGGGCGATGTCAGAGTTATCCACCCATCTTTTTCTTGTGAATATGCATACTATTATTTCTTTATAAATGATAATGTTGACAATTactcatcaaaaaataaaaaagagggTGGTGACAAAGTTTTTGAATTAGATCCCAAGAACCTG ACTTGTGATAAAAATAAGAAACAATTCTTACTGGAAGAGGAGTACGTGGAACTAGCTGAATCAGTCCCATGGAAGCCTGAACAACCATCAGCCGCTCCACTTTCGGAATCTCATTCTCATCTGGATTGCTTCACTGTGGTAAATGATGCTGAGACGACACCAGTGCAGGAGAATCAGAGCATTCCAAGGGAAAAAAATGAAGTCATAGGAGCTTCAAACCTTTGGTCAACAAAGAAAAAATATGGTAATCTTCTACACACAGGTTGCATGGAAATGAATTTAAATCCCAAGAAAACGAAGGAAAACCAGGTAGAGATGACAAAGCAAAGAAGAATTCTAAAAGAGAttctaaaagagaattcaagtgctGAAATCATCCTTGAGAAAAAAAATGTGAGATGTAACAAGAAACACGGGGTTCTTGGTGAAAAGAAGAGAGACTGTAGTTTGGAAGTATTGCCACCAGAAATTAGTGCTCATGGGTCCTCTTCAGCTGGATTTAACCCAGAGGACAATGACTTTTATCCATCAGACAAGGAGAATTGGACTTCAAAAATTTTATGCCAAGCATCGAAAACAACTACAGGGAACATTTGTAGAGTAGACCAAGACACTCATCTTCTTCAAACAGATACAGGAAGGGCAccatttccatctctctctcagaATTTAAGGGTGAATAACAGACCGACCAGAagttcttccttgaagaatactaACAGAAGTATGGATAATCAACAAGGCTTACACTCTGAG GTTCAAATACCTGGAATAGTTCAACTTCCAAACGTGGCAGACTCAAAGAAGAAATGGCATATGGTAGTAGATACTGGCTGCCTTATACATGAGGAATCTAGACAGGCTTTGAAGCAACTGGAAGGCATCAAAGGGACTCATCTGATCATCCCTAGAATTG TTATACAAGAATTAGATTGTCTGAAACACCAAAATAAGTCAAAGCAAGGGATTTTCAGATGGATTGAACAGTGCATGATAAACAAGGGTTGGTGGGTTCATGTGCAAAGATCTGCAGAATCCTTTTCAGTTGGAGATGGTCTGTCACATACTGCAGAAGATCATATTCTTGAATGCGCTTTACTCTATGAAAGATTACCAAATGGTGGGCATGTTGTAATTCTGAGTAATGATGTTGCTATCAAAATCAAAGCTATGGCTGAG GGGATGTTATGTGAAAATGCCAGGGAATTTTGTCAAAGTTTATTAAGTCCTTATTCAGAAAGATTTTTGTGGTCAGAAAGCACTGCGCATGACCACAACTGGACTGAAATCAACAACAGAAACAACAGGAAGCCTTTTGGGTTGTCAAGGAAGTTGACATACTTTGTCATGATGAGAAACTCTTTGCTTCATCATGAAGAACCAAAAAAGAAGAGTAATGAGGATGCAAAGGGATTAAAGCTGATCTTGCTCCATATTTGA
- the LOC131032836 gene encoding uncharacterized protein LOC131032836 isoform X5, translating to MKSRGKAEAPFLFDAVLEPNKQESEFDKENMEQTLMKEGDVRVIHPSFSCEYAYYYFFINDNVDNYSSKNKKEGGDKVFELDPKNLTCDKNKKQFLLEEEYVELAESVPWKPEQPSAAPLSESHSHLDCFTVVNDAETTPVQENQSIPREKNEVIGASNLWSTKKKYGNLLHTGCMEMNLNPKKTKENQVEMTKQRRILKEILKENSSAEIILEKKNVRCNKKHGVLGEKKRDCSLEVLPPEISAHGSSSAGFNPEDNDFYPSDKENWTSKILCQASKTTTGNICRVDQDTHLLQTDTGRAPFPSLSQNLRVNNRPTRSSSLKNTNRSMDNQQGLHSEVQIPGIVQLPNVADSKKKWHMVVDTGCLIHEESRQALKQLEGIKGTHLIIPRIVIQELDCLKHQNKSKQGIFRWIEQCMINKGWWVHVQRSAESFSVGDGLSHTAEDHILECALLYERLPNGGHVVILSNDVAIKIKAMAEGMLCENAREFCQSLLSPYSERFLWSESTAHDHNWTEINNRNNRKPFGLSRKLTYFVMMRNSLLHHEEPKKKSNEDAKGLKLILLHI from the exons ATGAAGTCAAGGGGCAAGGCAGAG GCCCCATTCTTGTTTGATGCTGTTCTGGAACCCAACAAACAAGAGAGTGAATTTGACAAGGAAAACATGGAACAAACCTTAATGAAAGAGGGCGATGTCAGAGTTATCCACCCATCTTTTTCTTGTGAATATGCATACTATTATTTCTTTATAAATGATAATGTTGACAATTactcatcaaaaaataaaaaagagggTGGTGACAAAGTTTTTGAATTAGATCCCAAGAACCTG ACTTGTGATAAAAATAAGAAACAATTCTTACTGGAAGAGGAGTACGTGGAACTAGCTGAATCAGTCCCATGGAAGCCTGAACAACCATCAGCCGCTCCACTTTCGGAATCTCATTCTCATCTGGATTGCTTCACTGTGGTAAATGATGCTGAGACGACACCAGTGCAGGAGAATCAGAGCATTCCAAGGGAAAAAAATGAAGTCATAGGAGCTTCAAACCTTTGGTCAACAAAGAAAAAATATGGTAATCTTCTACACACAGGTTGCATGGAAATGAATTTAAATCCCAAGAAAACGAAGGAAAACCAGGTAGAGATGACAAAGCAAAGAAGAATTCTAAAAGAGAttctaaaagagaattcaagtgctGAAATCATCCTTGAGAAAAAAAATGTGAGATGTAACAAGAAACACGGGGTTCTTGGTGAAAAGAAGAGAGACTGTAGTTTGGAAGTATTGCCACCAGAAATTAGTGCTCATGGGTCCTCTTCAGCTGGATTTAACCCAGAGGACAATGACTTTTATCCATCAGACAAGGAGAATTGGACTTCAAAAATTTTATGCCAAGCATCGAAAACAACTACAGGGAACATTTGTAGAGTAGACCAAGACACTCATCTTCTTCAAACAGATACAGGAAGGGCAccatttccatctctctctcagaATTTAAGGGTGAATAACAGACCGACCAGAagttcttccttgaagaatactaACAGAAGTATGGATAATCAACAAGGCTTACACTCTGAG GTTCAAATACCTGGAATAGTTCAACTTCCAAACGTGGCAGACTCAAAGAAGAAATGGCATATGGTAGTAGATACTGGCTGCCTTATACATGAGGAATCTAGACAGGCTTTGAAGCAACTGGAAGGCATCAAAGGGACTCATCTGATCATCCCTAGAATTG TTATACAAGAATTAGATTGTCTGAAACACCAAAATAAGTCAAAGCAAGGGATTTTCAGATGGATTGAACAGTGCATGATAAACAAGGGTTGGTGGGTTCATGTGCAAAGATCTGCAGAATCCTTTTCAGTTGGAGATGGTCTGTCACATACTGCAGAAGATCATATTCTTGAATGCGCTTTACTCTATGAAAGATTACCAAATGGTGGGCATGTTGTAATTCTGAGTAATGATGTTGCTATCAAAATCAAAGCTATGGCTGAG GGGATGTTATGTGAAAATGCCAGGGAATTTTGTCAAAGTTTATTAAGTCCTTATTCAGAAAGATTTTTGTGGTCAGAAAGCACTGCGCATGACCACAACTGGACTGAAATCAACAACAGAAACAACAGGAAGCCTTTTGGGTTGTCAAGGAAGTTGACATACTTTGTCATGATGAGAAACTCTTTGCTTCATCATGAAGAACCAAAAAAGAAGAGTAATGAGGATGCAAAGGGATTAAAGCTGATCTTGCTCCATATTTGA